From a region of the Streptomyces venezuelae genome:
- a CDS encoding LuxR C-terminal-related transcriptional regulator, producing MAARPSTVTPLLTPAQLRIAAKVALGMSSVQVAADLGLSKATVDVQMSDSNTRACVSSRTALIHVCYATGQLPRPDPIAPAPTADEVERTILWGLALGAGLAETGRLCHYSTDVVGKRLRGLRKRWTASNDPHLITLGWQYGVLDASRGPVGFADRPASRRGSPQ from the coding sequence ATGGCCGCACGCCCCAGCACCGTCACCCCCCTGCTCACCCCCGCTCAGCTCCGCATCGCCGCGAAGGTGGCCCTCGGCATGTCCAGCGTCCAGGTCGCGGCCGACCTGGGGCTTTCCAAGGCCACCGTGGACGTCCAGATGTCCGACAGCAACACCAGGGCCTGCGTGTCCTCCCGCACCGCACTCATCCACGTCTGCTACGCGACGGGGCAGCTGCCCCGTCCCGACCCCATCGCACCGGCGCCGACGGCGGACGAGGTCGAGCGGACGATCCTCTGGGGTCTGGCCCTGGGCGCCGGGCTGGCGGAGACGGGCCGCCTCTGCCACTACTCGACGGATGTCGTGGGCAAGAGACTGCGTGGCCTCCGGAAGCGGTGGACGGCTTCCAACGATCCCCATCTGATCACGCTGGGCTGGCAGTACGGCGTGCTCGACGCGTCCCGTGGGCCCGTCGGCTTCGCCGACCGACCGGCGTCCCGCCGCGGATCGCCGCAGTAG